The genomic segment ctctcatGAGTAGGAGGCCCCCAGTCGTACGAGATGCCTATGCAGTACGCCACCTTATCGAGGGCAACAGCCCGCCCGAGCAGTCTCCATCTGTCCCGCTCCAAGAGTATCAGCAACTCCAACCCCGACCTGGCCAGCACGCCAGTTTCACCCGATGAAGAGGTGCAAAGGATCATTGGCAACAAGGTCAGTTGACTTTGGAAATGTGTGGAATGTATTACAGCTATATACAGCAGTTACTGCAGTTAGTGTGTACGCACCAATTTATTGGATCTAACTTGTATTCAAATCAGTTGTTGAATTTGTGAAAGTAATGGAGATCGATGTTGCTTGTTATGGGGATTGggattcattttcttccttaTCACATAAAGAAGAGACAGTTGCCCAAATTTTATGTTATAACGCTTTACAGTAGTCCTTGTTTATCCAATATCAATCTATTATGTTGTTGTAATGAACCCGCTGCCCTGCCTTGTTTCATCTCTTGACTGAAAATTGTGCCAACAGCTAATGATGCTGCTGAGGTCAAAGATGCAATTATGCTTTGTTCCGCTGTCCCTTGTGATTCGTACAAAACTCCCCGCCCTTCCTTTATTCTCCCCCCACTGCTGCTGTAGCTTCACTTTTCACATCCCTTAATTTCGTTTCCTCCCCAAAAATTTCGCTCCCAAGTAATCTCCTGTATGGTAATTATCTTCCCTTTACTCACTGTGCCCTTGGCTCCTCCCGCTCtatgtctgcttgtgtgtgtgtgtgtgtgtgtgtgtgtgtgtgtgtgtgtgtgtgtgtgtgtgtgtgtgtgtgtgtgtgtgtgtgtgtgtgtgtgtgtgtgtgtgtgtgtgtgtgtgtgtgtgtgtgtgtgtgtgtgtgtgtgtgtgttttgtgtgtgtgtttccggtGGCTTATGGCAGGGCATTGACCGCTCCCACTCCTGGGTAAACTCTGCTTATGCCCCTGGGGGCTCCAGATCTGTGCTACGTCGGAACCCCAACTCCAGCTGTGAGCTCAAGCAGGTGCCAaatccctcttcctcctcctctacctcctcacCTTCATCAGCTCCACCTCTATCCCGAACCTTCTCTGATTAACTCTTGGTGCATCTTGGTCTGCCTGTCACTCTGCGAGCCATATCCAACCTCCAACCTTTTTATGACACGTTGTTCGTCCGTCGTTTGCCATTCATCTTCTCACCGCCGCTTAACAGaacatctgttttgtttaaaatgacacaatcaTTTGCCCGGGGCTCTGCAGATTTCGCAGAGAGTTCTCTCGCCACCCGTCCTtttccattcatccattttcaCGTCACTTTGTCCTCCATGTCTTGTGTGTTCACCTCACCATCACTCCGTGTCAGGCAAACGACCGCGGCTGCAATCGCATGTCTGCCTATCTGGACAGCGTGGCCTTGTTTTCAGTTCCCACAAGGCAGATTATCAAGAAGGTAAAACTGGCATCTACTATAACAAACCGTAAAAACTGGTCATCTTAATGAACTAACATGTTTCAGTGTCCTAACATTCATCAGTTTTCAATATCATCAACATAATCAACATTCTTAACATCATAACATTTGTGTCAATGAGTAGTTTAACACTGAATTTCTTGATACCCTTACACTGAATAGATTGTAATGTGTTATAATGTGTTAAATTGATTTTTACTATCAGTTCTTAAACTtattttaattcagtttgtATCTTGGGCCTCAATAACTATCAAAGAACTGCACAATGATCTTTACAAACCTCAATTGCGGATCACAGCTTTCACcctgcaacaacaaacacaattttaatCTTAATAGCTCATATAGACATTGTTTCCTCGTATTACCTAAAACTCGGTCGGTGTTGGTTCCTGTCTAGCTGCTCCACGAGGAGCTGGCGTTGCAGTGGGTGGTCAGCACCAGCACAGTGAGGGAAGCGGCGCTGCAGCAGGCCTGGTTTTTCTTCCAGCTTATGGTCAGTATACCACACACTCTCAACAGTCAAAATTCTACATATCACACAAAATCCAAAGCAACTACCATTATCATTGCAGCAAATGCAACATTTTCCTGTGTGACcaccaaccttttttttgttggatccTCTCCTGCAGACAAAGAGCATGACCCATCACTTATTCCTGACCTCGAAACTGGACATTCCCAGGCGTCAGCGTTTCCCTGACCGCTTCGTGGATGATATTGCTGCACTTGTGTGTGCCATCAGCGCAGACATTGCCAGCCGACACCAGAAGGTGCGCAGCCCACAAGACTGGCAGGagttgatttgttttgtattggCCAATAAAAGAtgactgtgtttttaaatgtttctcaaaAACAAAGTTGCCTGACCTTTTCCTCAATGCTTGACCCGTATTACAATAGTAGTACTAAAGTCAgtgatttcctttttgtctgattatatttctgtcacatgaacgcctcatcctctctctcagGATGTGGAACTTGTGGAGAGGTTAAACAGCAGTCTGGCCTTCTTCCTGAATGACCTGCTGTCTCTGGTGGACCGGGGCTTTGTGTTCAACCTCATCCGTTCCTACCACAAACAGGTGCCCTAATATTCCTCTCCATGTTTTCCTGTAACATCAAATGCTTTAAATCCCAGTGTGAATCCCACACGTATTTCAAAACCACTTTTCGCAGACTCAAAACAAACTTGTGTGCTCTGCAGATTGCCAACAAGCTCCACACGGCGCAAAACCCCAGCTCTCTGAACGCACTGAGGATGGACTTCACTCGCATCGTCTGCAGCCACGAGCACTACGTCGTCCTCAACCTGCCGTGCTCAACTCTCAGCCCTCcggcctccccctccccctcaacttcctccaccacctcacAGGTGAAAACCCCCCACAAATTCATCTTTGAAGCTGTGTTAATGaactttattttcatgtgtcaTATCATAGGGAGGATATacctgttgttttctttcctgctgtTTCTTTTGGTTATTTAGGGAAAGATCATCTGGCAAggcacaaaaatgtaattttactgACTTTATTCCAATCTTCTGTTACCCCCCTGTTATTCTTTCATCCCTCCGCTCTCCATCTGTAGAGTTCAGCATTTTCCAGTATGGTGCAAGACCAAGGTGTGGCCACCATGTTTGAGCTCTCCGTCCCTTTCCGCCAGCAGCACTTCCTGTCTGGCTTGCTGCTTAGTGAACTCTCTCTAATCCTCGACCCGGAAGGAGAAGGGTGCGTTGTTATTGGCTTATATCCCCCTAGGGATCGTCAGACATGACCTCTGTAATACTGTTTAGCAGAAAGTTGAAGTGCACAGGCCAAAAGCACactgatatatttttcttttttcccccgcagGGTATTCTTCCTCCACAAAAAGGCCATTTGCGCCATTCACTCCCTGCTCTGCAGCCACGATGCAGACTCTCGCTACAGTGACCCTCAGGTCCGAGCCCACATAGCTCAACTCTACTTGCCCCTCCTCCCCATCGTCATGGAGACGTTACATCAGCTCCACGACTTCTTAGGTATGATAGTCCACTAACATTTACTATCCACCTCCTCGAGAtcctctgtgttttatttccaaCATTATTGCACCTGAGAGAACTTTTCATTACTTCTTTGTAGACTCTTCGCCTGCTCGGGCCCGCCATGCCTCAGCCCACGCTGATGATGCTGACCCAGACGGTAGCAACACTATCAGTCagtctgttgccatggcgattgCCGGCTCCCCTTTGCCGCATGCCAAAGCCAACGCATTTGCGCTTCCCACAGTGGTGAGTGATAGCGGCAGGGGTCAGGCTGTTTCCCCCCCTGGGCCCTACAGATTGACAGGTTGCAGATCCGCCTCTGTGTGGGAGACTGCTGCCGCGGTTTGACAGACGGCCGCTCTCGCCTTTCTGTAACTCCACACCAACGCTCATTCAAAGACTATTTGCAttcttcctgtgtttttcttatttcctcaaGTACAACTGCTAATCTCAGCCTGTAGGTGGCCCTCTGTTCATTTTCTCAACAACAGCCATTAATCAGTCTTGAAGACTGGCACTGAGTTCGTATGTTTGTCTTTATAAGGCCGGGCGTCAGTCCAGCTCGCTGTCCGCCGAGTGTAGCAGGACTTTGCTGGTGTGTTTCCTGTGGGTACTGAAGAATGCCGATGCAGCTCTCCTGGAGCGCTGGGTTTCTGATTTGTCTGTGTTGCAAATCAACCGCCTGCTGGATTTGCtgcatctctgtctgtcctgctTTGAATACAAGGTACTGCCACTACTGTGTATATGTCATCACTGATATTTAATGGACTTGTGAGTACATCTTCACGAATTTGTCAGGTCttgtttcaaaaacatttacagtctCTGATTATCAGTACTCCTTTACAGTTCACTGGACATTTTCGATGACTTGGCATTTGCTTTAATTATCCCTAACCTGTAATGTTTGATAATCACTGTAGGGAAAGAAGTCTCTGGAGAGGATCAACAGCctaacatttaaaaagtcaCAGGACATGAAGGCCCGACTGGAAGAGGCCATACTGGGCACCATCGGGGCTCGTCAGGAGATGGTCCGCCGCTGCAGAGGTATGTTGTATGAGAgcatatcagtgtgtgtgtcagtagctCAGTCTTTGTTCGAGGTGTTTACTCATCTGTGTTCATGGAAATTTCATCGGTTTACTCTTCCAGAAAGAAGTCCCTATGGCAGCCAAGAGAACGTTAGGTGGAGGAAGAACGTCACTCActggagacaaaacacagacagagtcgATAAGTATGTAATTAACATTAGTTGCATTAGTTATATAGGATACTCAGAATCTCAGAcctgaagaaaaataacaaagaacTGGTTAAAACCAGTGCTAAGATGCGATATTTGTAAAATACCATATATTACAGGACTAAAGCTGAGGTGGAGCAGGAGTCCGTGGTGGATGGAAACTTGGCTACTGAGGCCTCTCTGATCGTTCTGGACACACTGGAGATCGTAGTGAAGGTAAAAcgctggaagaaaaaacatcagtgtgcaaaatgaaaagtcaCTTGACAAAGTGTTCGCCCCctgtaatgtgtttattttttctactcTGTCCTCTTTCAGACTGTGGTGGCATCAGAGCTGAAGGAAAGTGTTCTAGGTGGGGTGTTGAGAGTGCTGCTCCACAGCATGGCAGGCAACCAGAGCGCCCTCTTCCTGCAGCACTGCTTCATTACACAGAGGGCTCTGGTTTTCAAGGCAAGTACAGTTTGAAATGAGTGTCTCCATTAAAGTTTCCTCTTGTGTTATTACCCTTTTTAAACATTGtgcaaaaaatacaataaagggtacttaaaatatatttgtaaagaGTATACAATGTGAGACACAGTGTTTTTGTAAGTAGTTCCCAGAGATGCTGTTTGAAGAAGACACCGAGCTTTGTGCGGACCTGTGCCTGCGTCTCCTTCGTCACTGCAGCAGTAGCGTCGGCTCAGTCAGAAGTCATGCCTCCGCCTCGCTTTACCTGCTCATGAGGCAAAACTTTGAGATCGGAAATGTGAGTTTAGACATTGTTTTGAATTACAAATGCTTCTGGCATTGATAGGGACATTCCATAACAATGATGGatcaacagaacacacacatgatgttTATAGCGTGGATAGAATTGGCCACAATCTGTCCCGTTTCTCTCCTTTGCACCAGAACTTTGCACGGGTGAAGATGCAGGTCACCATGTCTCTGTCTTCCCTGGTGGGAACATCGCAGAACTTCAATGAAGAGCATCTTCGCCGGTCACTCAAGACTATCCTAACATACGCCGAAGAGGACTTGGAGCTGCGTGACACGCCCTTCCCAGAGCAGGTACGCAACAGCCATCACGCTGCCTGCACATCGTCCAGGTGTGGAACTGCCAGGTTCTACTAATGTGCTGTGTTCCACTTTTGAAACCGCAGGTCCAGGATCTGGTGTTCAACCTGCACATGATTCTTACCGACACTGTGAAGATGAAAGAGCATCAGCAGGATCCAGAGATGCTCATTGACTTAATGTACAGGTACGGGGACGCCCCAGACtggcatattaaaaaaaaaaatgataaagattCATGACTGAAACCTAACCTTTCATTTTGAACTTCAGGATCGCTAAGGGCTACCAGAACTCACCGGACCTGCGTCTCACGTGGCTCCAGAACATGGCAGGGAAACACTCTGAGAGAGGTAACCATGCCGAGGCCGCCCACTGTCTGGTCCACAGCGCCGCACTGGTGGCAGAATATCTCAACATGCTGGAGGATTGTCGCTACCTGCCAATTGGTTGTGTCACATTTCAGGTCAGTGCCTGCATGTTTAATTTGGTGACTCATGTTACTATAAACTACACTTGTGGGCTGCAGTTTGGCAGAATGAGATGAGGTTGTCCCAAATCTGTGGCACCGAGACTCAAGTCTGCGATCGTTCGAAAGAAGCACATACAAAGGTTGTTCTGATTATTCTGATTCCTCCGTTTTTCCACTCAGAACATTTCGTCCAACGTGCTGGAGGAGTCGGCAGTATCTGACGACGTCCTGtctccagaggaggaggggatctGCGCTGGCAAGTACTTCAGCGAGTCTGGCCTGGTGGGCCTCCTGGAGCAGGCAGCTGCGTCTTTTAACATGGTACGACTCACATTCTCCAACCGCACGCTCACAGGCTGCATGTTAACACGGCGCAAAGTTACAGCATTACTGTGGCTGAGGGAGTGTTGTGTGATCGAGTGGTATGTGTCGAACTGGCCTTCCATTGTGCTGTGAACCCCAGGCAGCCATGTACGAGGCCATAAATGAAGTGTACAAGATTCTGCTGCCCATCCACGAAGCCAACAGGGACTTCAAAAAGCTGGCAACTGTCCACGGAAAGCTGCAGGACGCCTTCAACAAAGTCTACAACCAAGTGAGTTAACGGCGTGATCTTAAAACCAGCAGCAATTATCTGCGCTGTTAAAAAATAACCTTTATCCTAATTCCTTTCTCGTGTGCTTCTCTTCCAGAGTTCAGGATGGGAGGTAACGCACTCATTTGTCAAATTTACtatgtttactgtaaaagtGTATCCAGCgattccttttattttgtatttacaatgttttctttcctccccgCTGCCTGTTCTCTTCTGCCCTCCTGTGTGAATGACATATCCCTGGTGAGTGAATCAAAACTTTCTTGAGTTGAACCGCTGTTAcaaaactttccttttttccacccTACTACTGAGAATCAACAGcctaaatacagtatatatttttcttttcctacaaAATGTGTTCTTTTGTTGCTAAACCATTTTAACAGAGTaaaatctcagaaaaaaaatctatgaagTCCACAACCTTAAAAGACAAGTTATCACAAGCTgttcatctgcattattttttttgtcctgttctTCTGTTAACACATGAGTTGTGTCACCATTTTGCCCCTGCACTCTTTACTAATCTCACCTTTTCATCCCTTTTTCAGTGTTCAGAGAATGTTCGGTACCTACTTCCGTGTTGGTTTCTACGGCTGCCGTTTCGGAGACCTGGACGAGCAAGAGTTTGTGTACAAAGAGCCATCAATCACCAAATTAGCCGAGATCTCCCACAGACTCGAGGCACGTGAACGCGTCTCGATGCCAACAAATGGTTTAATGAGTGATTTATGAGAAGCGCACGTTTGAAGATGATCTGTTTTTTCTGCTCAGGAGTTTTACTCTGAGAAGTTCGGGGATGAGGTGGTTGAAATTATCAAGGACTCCAGCCCGGTTGACAGAACCAAACTGGATCCCAACAAGGTAACTTCATACAAATATATGTGACTCAATAACAATTTAACTGTACAAATCTTTCAACAGGCATAACTACGTACTGACATGTCTGCATTTGTTTAAGGCCTACCTCCAGATCACCTACGTCGAGCCGTACTTTGACACATACGAGCTGAAGGAAAGAATCACCTACTTTGACAAGAACTACAACCTGCGTACCTTCATGTACTGTACGCCCTTCACCCTGGACGGCCGAGCCCACGGTGACCTGCACGATCAGTACAAGCGCAAAACCACTCTGACGACGTCTCATGCCTTCCCTTACATCAAGACTCGCATCAATGTTATGCacaaggaggaggtgggtgttgtgttggtttttttgttggtcagtTACCATAACAAATGTAGGAGGTCAAGAAGATACgactttctgttttgttctccaGATCATTCTCGTCCCCATGGAGGTGGCGATTGAGGACATGCAGAAAAAGACTCAGGAGCTCGCCTTTGCAACAAACCAAGACCCTCCGGACtccaaaatgctgcagatgGTGTTGCAGGGCTCTGTGGGAACCACAGTCAACCAGGTgtctgttttaatgtgtttatatcctttaaacaaacacagggtGGACACCTATACTTCCTCCCCCTCGCTGGAATATTAACCCCATCAGAAGGGGGTGAAAGTCTGGATCAGTGTTTTGAGTAGTGACTGACATTCCTGAGCAGATGTGTAACAGGTTCTCTCCCCTGCAGGGCCCCCTTGAGGTGGCGCAGGTCTTTCTTTCTGACATTCCCAATGACCCAAAGCTGTTCCGACATCACAACAAACTGCGCCTCTGCTTTAAAGACTTCACCAAGAGGTGACGACACACGCCACAGCCCAGACGCCGACTGCCATGTgactaataaaaacaaatccccCAACCGCTCggtgtctcctcttctctttgtcgtGCAGGTGTGAGGATGCCCTGAGGAAGAATAAAGCCCTGATTGGCCCAGATCAGAAGGAGTACCAcagggagctggagaggaaCTACAATAAGCTGAAAGAAGCTCTGGGTCCTCTCATCAACCGCAAGATCCCCCAGCTATACAGAACCCTGCCAGCTCAGACTACGCAAACACAACGGtaacatgagacacacacacacacacacgcctacgcacagagacacacaaaatgAGCTCATGCTGCTTCTCAAAGGCCATCAAAccaacacaaaagaaacattaaacCGAACGTCATTTCCCTTCAAGTCATAGATTCATACAATCTGCGGCTCATCGTTAATGTCTGTCATGTTTCTCAGTCGTTTTTACATTAATTGATTAAAGAAAGTTGGTGCACTTGGAAGTGTTTCATCCTGTTCGACAATGGAAACCatcatcatctgtttttttgttttcgtccGCTTTTGGCACCAGCTCCGTTTGAATCTCAGTGTCTGTGAACCGCTGGTTCCTAATCAGAAACAGTGCCACAGTTGGCTGCACCTGCCACAGCAGTGATTCAATACTAAGAAAGAATAACTTTGATCTTCTGAAAGAATTGAAAGTATTCAAGTTCAGTTGCTTTTTGAGCTCATGAAAATTGACACTGAATCAGATGGACAGACGGTTTGACCTCATTCTTactcttttaaagaaaatacaagaaaaaaatacattattcacTGTAACTCCTTCCCTCCCTGGGTCAAGTAAATTTGGAATTGTCAAATTAttgataaatcaaaaaaatggaTGCTTAAACTCACTGCACCTCAGTTAGTTTTGCAGATTTGCTAACACACTTATGAAAAATCAACCAAACCAAAGCACTTCAAAGTTTATCATCGTCTCGCTTCTGTCTCCTTCAGGAACTCCTACAGTAGGTCCAGTCTCCGGAGGGTCGACTGCTGATGCGCAGGAAactggaaaacaacacagaatAACAAGCTTTGGAAACTAGTACCATCTCCCCCCGtctgtcccccctccccccactgcACTGTGCACCAATTGTCGCACTCACCGTCCTCTTCCTCGTAGATCCCGTAATTTTACCCACCCACCGACCCCGGCCACCCAGTCATGCCATAATCCccccaccaaacacacacagacttgtcaCTTCTCTCCCATCTCCCCACTCTCACACCTCTGTAGGAGAAGACCCCGGCTGTTTATGCAGGGAGGTTATCTGCACTGTAAACATGGTCTTTTTAGAGCAAAGCTCTGACCAAGTCTCCTCACTGACGACCCAAAGTAATCGCTCTGAGCCTGAGCTGGTTTTaacttaagtttttttttttacaggactaGACCTGCCAAACACATTCTGCATCCAAATCTTTAGCGGGTTTGTTCGTGCGTTtatgtgtttctctgtttcttctaGTCTAATTTCCTTTTGcattgtctgttttgtgtcCTGGCCTTATTTAAATTTAGAGATTAagagattcttcttcttcttcttcttcttcttcttccaaactCAGCCTGGTAGCCGTCACTGCCAGACTTATTAAAAAAGTCCCAGGGAGTTTTCTTATGTTATCAACAGACCAAATAACTGACATTCCTCCTTCCTCAAGTCGTCACATTAATCTTCCCATCTCTCGTTATAAGAATTCATTATAGAGAGGAGGTGGGATCATCGTGTCCAGACTCAGGTCTCAGTTTCAGCCTGAGTCCGAGGGGGGGAATTCCTCTAACAGTAGCAAAAGAGGAAAGCAAGAAAAGGCATTTACAGATGTTTAAATGtattggggttttgtttttttaaactgtgaaattctCTTGTAATGCACTGCAGTCACATC from the Scophthalmus maximus strain ysfricsl-2021 chromosome 17, ASM2237912v1, whole genome shotgun sequence genome contains:
- the LOC118289408 gene encoding dedicator of cytokinesis protein 6 isoform X4, which encodes MTSTASERRAFAHKINRTVAAEVRKQVSRDYGSPQLSKKRGGAHHPLPLTEVAEPVDFEEYVSSHAPGVEPGPLRQLMEFPQDDLELLQLDKECTTLEPPLPEEEDSLDPRVRDALAVYTDDWLVIQRKYQRYSTTYSPQNSERQRERQRGLVKQTFELDEAAATERQDDQDDAKRRSVSLDETPRGSWASSIFDLKNSSPDALLPSVLERAAAEDMDRRNTEARLQGRHSDLLGLYPPPDEDEAVERCSVPEVPKEHCGQRIMVKCLSLKFEIEIEPIFGTLALYDVKEKKKISENFYFDLNSDQMKGLLKTHTPHTAISTLARSAIFSITYPSADIFLVIKLEKVLQQGDIGECCEPYMVMKESDSTKHKEKLDKLRLQAEQSCSRLGCFRMPFAWTAIHLLNIVSSVGGLDRSDPDSDSERKGHGTWNERKKKGFERMSVGDDMCNFATFRPATLTVTNFFKQEGDRLSDEDLYKYLADMRRPSSVLRRLRPVTAQLKIDISPAPDLPHYCLSPELLHVKPYPDLRVRPTKEVQEFPARYVYTPHTTYRNLLYVYPQTLNFSSRQGSVRNIAVKVQFMAAEDPSQALPVIFGKSSCAEFMNEAYTPVIYHNKSPEFYEEMKMKIPANLTDNHHLLFTFYHISCQPKQNTPLETPVGYTWIPLMQHGRLRTGSFSLPVSVEKPPPSYSVLTPDVQLPGMKWVDNHKGVFNVEVTAASSVHTQDPHLDKFFTLVYVLEEYSFPFRLKDVIITEANMEGELKASMAALRGALLDTCVRFLHQLLNKLIQLIVYPPVIAGQIVNLGRAAFETMALLVNQMHKNLEGIQDQHGRNNLLVSYIHYCFRLPTAEPTISPTGGPQSYEMPMQYATLSRATARPSSLHLSRSKSISNSNPDLASTPVSPDEEVQRIIGNKGIDRSHSWVNSAYAPGGSRSVLRRNPNSSCELKQANDRGCNRMSAYLDSVALFSVPTRQIIKKLLHEELALQWVVSTSTVREAALQQAWFFFQLMTKSMTHHLFLTSKLDIPRRQRFPDRFVDDIAALVCAISADIASRHQKDVELVERLNSSLAFFLNDLLSLVDRGFVFNLIRSYHKQIANKLHTAQNPSSLNALRMDFTRIVCSHEHYVVLNLPCSTLSPPASPSPSTSSTTSQSSAFSSMVQDQGVATMFELSVPFRQQHFLSGLLLSELSLILDPEGEGVFFLHKKAICAIHSLLCSHDADSRYSDPQVRAHIAQLYLPLLPIVMETLHQLHDFLDSSPARARHASAHADDADPDGSNTISQSVAMAIAGSPLPHAKANAFALPTVAGRQSSSLSAECSRTLLVCFLWVLKNADAALLERWVSDLSVLQINRLLDLLHLCLSCFEYKGKKSLERINSLTFKKSQDMKARLEEAILGTIGARQEMVRRCRERSPYGSQENVRWRKNVTHWRQNTDRVDKTKAEVEQESVVDGNLATEASLIVLDTLEIVVKTVVASELKESVLGGVLRVLLHSMAGNQSALFLQHCFITQRALVFKFPEMLFEEDTELCADLCLRLLRHCSSSVGSVRSHASASLYLLMRQNFEIGNNFARVKMQVTMSLSSLVGTSQNFNEEHLRRSLKTILTYAEEDLELRDTPFPEQVQDLVFNLHMILTDTVKMKEHQQDPEMLIDLMYRIAKGYQNSPDLRLTWLQNMAGKHSERGNHAEAAHCLVHSAALVAEYLNMLEDCRYLPIGCVTFQNISSNVLEESAVSDDVLSPEEEGICAGKYFSESGLVGLLEQAAASFNMAAMYEAINEVYKILLPIHEANRDFKKLATVHGKLQDAFNKVYNQSSGWERMFGTYFRVGFYGCRFGDLDEQEFVYKEPSITKLAEISHRLEEFYSEKFGDEVVEIIKDSSPVDRTKLDPNKAYLQITYVEPYFDTYELKERITYFDKNYNLRTFMYCTPFTLDGRAHGDLHDQYKRKTTLTTSHAFPYIKTRINVMHKEEIILVPMEVAIEDMQKKTQELAFATNQDPPDSKMLQMVLQGSVGTTVNQGPLEVAQVFLSDIPNDPKLFRHHNKLRLCFKDFTKRCEDALRKNKALIGPDQKEYHRELERNYNKLKEALGPLINRKIPQLYRTLPAQTTQTQRNSYSRSSLRRVDC
- the LOC118289408 gene encoding dedicator of cytokinesis protein 7 isoform X7, with product MEFPQDDLELLQLDKECTTLEPPLPEEEDSLDPRVRDALAVYTDDWLVIQRKYQRYSTTYSPQNSERQRERQRGLVKQTFELDEAAATERQDDQDDAKRRSVSLDETPRGSWASSIFDLKNSSPDALLPSVLERAAAEDMDRRNTEARLQGRHSDLLGLYPPPDEDEAVERCSVPEVPKEHCGQRIMVKCLSLKFEIEIEPIFGTLALYDVKEKKKISENFYFDLNSDQMKGLLKTHTPHTAISTLARSAIFSITYPSADIFLVIKLEKVLQQGDIGECCEPYMVMKESDSTKHKEKLDKLRLQAEQSCSRLGCFRMPFAWTAIHLLNIVSSVGGLDRSDPDSDSERKGHGTWNERKKKGFERMSVGDDMCNFATFRPATLTVTNFFKQEGDRLSDEDLYKYLADMRRPSSVLRRLRPVTAQLKIDISPAPDLPHYCLSPELLHVKPYPDLRVRPTKEVQEFPARYVYTPHTTYRNLLYVYPQTLNFSSRQGSVRNIAVKVQFMAAEDPSQALPVIFGKSSCAEFMNEAYTPVIYHNKSPEFYEEMKMKIPANLTDNHHLLFTFYHISCQPKQNTPLETPVGYTWIPLMQHGRLRTGSFSLPVSVEKPPPSYSVLTPDVQLPGMKWVDNHKGVFNVEVTAASSVHTQDPHLDKFFTLVYVLEEYSFPFRLKDVIITEANMEGELKASMAALRGALLDTCVRFLHQLLNKLIQLIVYPPVIAGQIVNLGRAAFETMALLVNQMHKNLEGIQDQHGRNNLLVSYIHYCFRLPTAEPTISPTGGPQSYEMPMQYATLSRATARPSSLHLSRSKSISNSNPDLASTPVSPDEEVQRIIGNKGIDRSHSWVNSAYAPGGSRSVLRRNPNSSCELKQANDRGCNRMSAYLDSVALFSVPTRQIIKKLLHEELALQWVVSTSTVREAALQQAWFFFQLMTKSMTHHLFLTSKLDIPRRQRFPDRFVDDIAALVCAISADIASRHQKDVELVERLNSSLAFFLNDLLSLVDRGFVFNLIRSYHKQIANKLHTAQNPSSLNALRMDFTRIVCSHEHYVVLNLPCSTLSPPASPSPSTSSTTSQSSAFSSMVQDQGVATMFELSVPFRQQHFLSGLLLSELSLILDPEGEGVFFLHKKAICAIHSLLCSHDADSRYSDPQVRAHIAQLYLPLLPIVMETLHQLHDFLDSSPARARHASAHADDADPDGSNTISQSVAMAIAGSPLPHAKANAFALPTVAGRQSSSLSAECSRTLLVCFLWVLKNADAALLERWVSDLSVLQINRLLDLLHLCLSCFEYKGKKSLERINSLTFKKSQDMKARLEEAILGTIGARQEMVRRCRGMLYESISVCVSVAQSLFEVFTHLCSWKFHRFTLPERSPYGSQENVRWRKNVTHWRQNTDRVDKTKAEVEQESVVDGNLATEASLIVLDTLEIVVKTVVASELKESVLGGVLRVLLHSMAGNQSALFLQHCFITQRALVFKFPEMLFEEDTELCADLCLRLLRHCSSSVGSVRSHASASLYLLMRQNFEIGNNFARVKMQVTMSLSSLVGTSQNFNEEHLRRSLKTILTYAEEDLELRDTPFPEQVQDLVFNLHMILTDTVKMKEHQQDPEMLIDLMYRIAKGYQNSPDLRLTWLQNMAGKHSERGNHAEAAHCLVHSAALVAEYLNMLEDCRYLPIGCVTFQNISSNVLEESAVSDDVLSPEEEGICAGKYFSESGLVGLLEQAAASFNMAAMYEAINEVYKILLPIHEANRDFKKLATVHGKLQDAFNKVYNQSSGWERMFGTYFRVGFYGCRFGDLDEQEFVYKEPSITKLAEISHRLEEFYSEKFGDEVVEIIKDSSPVDRTKLDPNKAYLQITYVEPYFDTYELKERITYFDKNYNLRTFMYCTPFTLDGRAHGDLHDQYKRKTTLTTSHAFPYIKTRINVMHKEEIILVPMEVAIEDMQKKTQELAFATNQDPPDSKMLQMVLQGSVGTTVNQGPLEVAQVFLSDIPNDPKLFRHHNKLRLCFKDFTKRCEDALRKNKALIGPDQKEYHRELERNYNKLKEALGPLINRKIPQLYRTLPAQTTQTQRNSYSRSSLRRVDC